The following proteins are encoded in a genomic region of Primulina huaijiensis isolate GDHJ02 chromosome 3, ASM1229523v2, whole genome shotgun sequence:
- the LOC140972368 gene encoding karrikin insensitive 2 receptor CA-like, which translates to MGVAEDAHNARILGSGDRTIVLAHGFGTDQSVWKHLIPHLVDEYRVIVYDNMGAGTTNPDYFDFERYTTLEGYAYDVIAILEELEVQSCIYVGHSVSAMIGVIASITRPDLFTKLITISASPRYLNDPDYFGGFELEEVQKLLEAMKSNYKAWCCGFAPLVVGGDMESAVVQEFSRTLFNMRPDIALIVAQTIFYSDVRPLLKLVTVPCHIIQSMKDLAVPVVVSEFLHQNIGSETIVEVMCTDGHLPQLSSPDVVVPVILRHIRSNIAV; encoded by the exons ATGGGAGTCGCCGAAGATGCTCATAATGCTAGAATCTTGGGGTCCGGAGACCGGACCATAGTCCTAGCACACGGATTCGGAACCGACCAATCCGTTTGGAAACACCTCATCCCACATCTCGTCGACGAGTATCGGGTCATCGTGTACGACAACATGGGTGCCGGAACCACGAATCCCGACTACTTCGACTTCGAGAGGTACACGACCCTTGAGGGTTACGCTTACGATGTGATTGCGATCTTGGAAGAACTGGAGGTGCAGTCATGCATATACGTAGGGCATTCTGTTTCGGCCATGATCGGAGTCATCGCCTCCATCACGCGGCCCGATCTTTTCACCAAACTCATCACCATTTCTGCTTCCCCAAG GTACCTTAATGACCCAGACTACTTTGGAGGGTTCGAGCTAGAAGAAGTCCAAAAATTATTGGAAGCAATGAAATCAAATTACAAGGCATGGTGCTGCGGGTTCGCGCCGTTGGTAGTCGGAGGCGATATGGAATCCGCGGTGGTCCAAGAATTCAGTAGGACTTTATTCAACATGAGACCAGATATAGCATTAATTGTAGCACAAACTATATTTTACAGCGATGTTAGACCTCTTCTAAAGCTTGTAACGGTCCCCTGTCATATCATTCAGAGCATGAAGGATTTGGCGGTGCCGGTTGTGGTTTCTGAGTTCCTCCACCAGAACATCGGCAGTGAGACAATAGTCGAGGTCATGTGCACCGACGGGCACTTGCCGCAGCTGAGCTCACCGGACGTGGTGGTTCCGGTGATTCTTAGGCATATTCGCAGTAATATTGCTGTTTGA
- the LOC140972369 gene encoding uncharacterized protein — MQSKTGFLLAFICIAVATVGARSLAAAPVDAPNGANFFSWPPAASPITAASPLSTPPAPVSSLPPTDSPSGANFISSPPAASPVSMLPASAPVSNPPSASFISSPPAMSPIAVASSVSMPPAAAPVSSLPPADAPSGANFISSPPAASPVSMLPASAPVSNPPSASFIFSPPAMSPIPVASPVSMPPASAPVSSPLVSFPVNPSPSPAPVNSPSATVPVSSPTAISPVQSPQFPAPEAATPLGSLVPAPATTKPPVKARAHRKRKGKKAPAPAPAPAPKPFSPPAPPIESPVPSSDFISPGPADDQSGVEKLLNLQKALGSLVTGGGAVLIWLIFF, encoded by the exons ATGCAAAGCAAAACGGGATTTCTACTCGCTTTTATCTGCATCGCAGTGGCTACTGTCGGGGCTCGGTCTCTGGCGGCTGCACCTGTCGATGCGCCTAATGGAgccaattttttttcatggCCACCTGCTGCATCACCAATTACAGCGGCTTCTCCATTATCAACGCCCCCGGCTCCAGTTTCTAGTCTTCCACCCACCGATTCACCTAGTGGAGCCAATTTTATTTCCAGTCCGCCTGCGGCTTCTCCAGTTTCAATGCTTCCTGCTTCTGCTCCAGTTTCAAATCCTCCATCCGCCAGCTTCATTTCCAGTCCACCTGCTATGTCACCTATTGCAGTGGCTTCTTCAGTTTCGATGCCTCCTGCTGCGGCTCCAGTTTCCAGTCTTCCACCTGCCGATGCACCTAGTGGAGCCAATTTTATCTCCAGTCCGCCTGCGGCTTCTCCAGTTTCAATGCTTCCTGCTTCTGCTCCAGTTTCAAATCCTCCATCCGCCAGTTTCATTTTCAGTCCACCTGCTATGTCACCTATTCCAGTGGCTTCTCCAGTTTCGATGCCTCCTGCTTCGGCTCCAGTGTCAAGTCCTCTGGTTTCATTCCCTGTGAATCCTTCTCCGAGTCCGGCTCCAGTAAACTCGCCATCTGCTACGGTACCAGTAAGTTCTCCAACAGCTATTTCTCCAGTTCAGTCCCCACAATTTCCAGCGCCTGAAGCAGCCACTCCCTTGGGGTCTCTAGTTCCGGCTCCTGCGACGACCAAACCCCCGGTGAAGGCGCGAGCTCATAGAAAAAGGAAGGGCAAGAAGGCGCCAGCTCCAGCTCCAGCTCCAGCTCCTAAGCCATTCAGCCCACCAGCGCCACCAATTGAATCTCCTGTGCCAAGCTCGGACTTCATTTCTCCCGGTCCCGCCGATGATCAG AGTGGGGTGGAGAAGCTGTTGAATCTGCAGAAGGCGCTGGGGAGTTTGGTTACTGGTGGAGGGGCCGTTTTGATCTGGCTTATCTTCTTCTAG